A single window of Streptomyces aquilus DNA harbors:
- a CDS encoding lipopolysaccharide biosynthesis protein, with product MTENPTGPRRPAVLTRAKTLPAWSLLAAGAVAGGLLGGVYGLAKTPAYTATSYVIAVPNEKSDPASALGFAQAYGRVATQLAVLGDAQVWAGVPVKTLKSSVQTATSPDAPMVAITATSARPDLAADMANAVARALTRHADNTESATHVELQQFARATKPTEPSSASPALTGLVGASAGGLLGGLVLLVRPRRNTEEPGGRPASVPGPAVAADAHGQL from the coding sequence ATGACCGAGAACCCCACCGGACCGCGCCGCCCGGCGGTCCTCACCCGCGCCAAGACGCTCCCCGCCTGGTCCCTGCTCGCGGCCGGCGCCGTCGCGGGCGGCCTGCTCGGCGGCGTGTACGGCCTCGCGAAGACGCCCGCCTACACGGCGACCAGCTATGTCATCGCCGTCCCGAACGAGAAGTCCGACCCGGCCTCCGCGCTCGGCTTCGCCCAGGCCTACGGCCGGGTCGCCACCCAGCTCGCGGTGCTCGGGGACGCGCAGGTATGGGCGGGCGTGCCCGTGAAGACGCTGAAGTCCAGTGTGCAGACGGCGACGTCGCCGGACGCGCCGATGGTGGCGATCACGGCGACCTCCGCCCGCCCGGACCTCGCCGCCGACATGGCCAACGCGGTGGCCCGCGCTTTGACCCGGCACGCCGACAACACCGAGTCGGCCACCCACGTCGAGCTCCAGCAGTTCGCCCGCGCCACCAAGCCCACCGAGCCCTCCTCGGCCTCCCCCGCGCTGACCGGCCTGGTCGGGGCGAGCGCGGGCGGCCTCCTGGGCGGCCTGGTCCTGCTGGTGCGGCCACGCCGGAACACCGAGGAGCCCGGCGGACGCCCGGCCTCCGTGCCCGGCCCGGCCGTCGCCGCCGACGCCCACGGCCAGCTGTGA